Proteins encoded together in one Benincasa hispida cultivar B227 chromosome 1, ASM972705v1, whole genome shotgun sequence window:
- the LOC120078166 gene encoding putative F-box protein At2g16290: MLGKNGWMEIPTSNTSDFHDCIIFDGKIYAINSRAELWVSNIETPKEMVNLGLKRLRLKKQSKLYLVKMDNDDLLMIERRFNIEFLVKYWNYFERDYETVGFNLFKMDSSKEKLRWIKVNNLDDYCVFLGLNTSICYRGSLNGNHIYYSDDQTKRHVYDFVGGHDFGVYDIANESCRRLLDDQRVITNFVWPPPVWVTLKN; encoded by the coding sequence ATGCTTGGTAAAAATGGGTGGATGGAAATTCCTACATCAAACACCTCAGATTTTCATGATTGTATAATCTTTGATGGGAAAATTTATGCTATTAATTCTCGTGCAGAACTTTGGGTCTCGAATATTGAGACTCCAAAAGAGATGGTGAATTTGGGTTTAAAACGACTTAGGTTGAAAAAACAGTCGAAATTGTATTTGGTCAAAATGGATAATGATGATTTGTTAATGATTGAGAGACGGTTTAATATTGAATTTCTTGTGAAGTATTGGAATTACTTTGAGCGTGACTACGAGACTGTTGGGTTCAATTTATTCAAGATGGATTCAAGCAAGGAAAAGTTAAGATGGATTAAAGTTAATAATTTGGATGATTATTGTGTCTTTTTGGGGTTGAATACTTCCATTTGTTATCGTGGATCATTAAATGGCAATCATATTTATTACTCGGATGATCAAACGAAGCGACATGTTTATGATTTTGTTGGTGGTCATGATTTTGGAGTATACGATATAGCAAATGAAAGTTGTCGACGATTGTTAGATGATCAACGTGTTATCACTAATTTTGTTTGGCCTCCTCCCGTCTGGGTGACACTTAAGAATTAA